The Deltaproteobacteria bacterium genome includes a window with the following:
- the acpP gene encoding acyl carrier protein: MSTEKKIIQIVAEQLGLSEDEVQKDAALIDDLGADSLDVVELVMALEEEFEMEIPDEDAEKIVKVSDIIDYVKQRTQ; encoded by the coding sequence TTATTCAAATTGTTGCAGAACAATTGGGGTTAAGTGAAGATGAAGTTCAAAAAGATGCAGCCCTCATCGATGACTTGGGTGCTGATTCGCTCGATGTAGTTGAGTTGGTCATGGCTTTAGAAGAAGAATTCGAAATGGAAATTCCCGACGAAGATGCCGAAAAGATTGTTAAGGTTTCCGATATTATTGATTATGTCAAACAGCGAACCCAGTAA